A part of Thermocrinis albus DSM 14484 genomic DNA contains:
- a CDS encoding type IV pilus twitching motility protein PilT, translated as MEDLLLTEILYKAVKLNASDVHITAGSRPALRIDGKITPLAEYPVLTPEQTQRMAYSVMSEKHRKTLEEKGQVDFSFGIKDIGRFRSNVFFQRGSVAAVFRRLPNKIMSVKELGLSEKVLQLCHLSMGLVLVTGPTGSGKTTTLASLINYINENFPYHIITIEDPIEYVFQHRKSIVNQREIGEDVQDFAQALRAALREDPDVILVGEMRDLETVEIALRAAETGHLVFATLHTNTAISTITRIIDIFPPEQQEQIRVQLSFVLQGVISQRLLPKIGGGRVLAYELLIPNVAIRNLIRENKLQQVYSLMQSGQAETGMQTMNQSLYKLYRSGLITLEDAYRYSPDVKELEMMLKRAS; from the coding sequence ATGGAGGATCTTCTGCTTACCGAGATCCTGTACAAGGCGGTAAAACTTAACGCCTCAGACGTGCACATAACGGCGGGCAGCAGACCGGCACTGCGTATAGATGGTAAGATAACACCTCTGGCAGAGTACCCTGTCCTGACACCAGAGCAGACACAGAGGATGGCCTATTCGGTGATGTCGGAAAAGCACAGAAAGACTCTCGAAGAGAAGGGGCAGGTGGACTTCTCCTTCGGTATAAAGGACATAGGTAGATTTAGATCCAACGTGTTTTTCCAAAGAGGATCAGTGGCGGCTGTTTTCAGAAGACTTCCCAACAAGATAATGAGTGTAAAAGAGCTTGGTCTCTCAGAGAAGGTGCTTCAGCTCTGTCACCTCAGTATGGGACTTGTTTTGGTGACAGGACCAACGGGTAGCGGTAAGACCACCACACTGGCCAGCCTAATAAACTACATAAACGAGAACTTCCCCTATCACATAATCACCATAGAGGACCCTATAGAGTACGTTTTCCAGCACAGAAAGAGCATAGTGAATCAAAGAGAGATAGGCGAGGATGTGCAGGACTTTGCACAGGCACTGAGAGCAGCTCTCCGTGAAGACCCAGACGTTATCTTGGTAGGTGAGATGCGAGACCTTGAGACGGTGGAGATAGCCCTTCGTGCTGCCGAAACGGGACACCTGGTCTTTGCCACACTTCACACCAACACAGCCATATCCACCATAACACGTATCATCGACATCTTTCCCCCCGAGCAACAGGAACAGATAAGGGTTCAGCTTTCCTTCGTGTTACAGGGTGTTATATCTCAGAGATTACTTCCTAAAATAGGGGGTGGTAGGGTTCTTGCCTACGAACTACTTATCCCCAACGTCGCCATACGGAACCTCATAAGGGAAAACAAACTACAGCAGGTTTACTCTCTTATGCAGAGCGGACAGGCAGAGACAGGTATGCAGACCATGAATCAGTCCCTTTACAAACTCTACAGGTCTGGTCTCATAACTCTTGAAGATGCTTACAGGTACTCCCCCGATGTGAAAGAGTTGGAGATGATGTTGAAGAGGGCCAGCTGA
- a CDS encoding type II secretion system F family protein translates to MARFRYRAYDEKGNVIEREVVYPSQEVLLSELQSQGIYVVELEVLEEEEKKKEEKPSFSFRRRVSDRDISIFCRQLGTMVQAGVPLVEALNVIAEQMPDRRLSEASQEVARMISEGMSVSAAMRKFPHVFPELVVNLMLVGEETGKIDVALLKASEYYEKMATIKGKIKSASFYPTFVVIVAVTIVSGILYFLVPTFAQIYSSLGGELPLPTQMLIAASNALRNNLPLILIFLIGSALVFRYLYTTNYGFRRSVHAFMLRIPKMGSLFQKSAMAQFARTMATLFSSGVALERSFEISKQVVGNTIIKEALEAAGKGVVEGQPMYRALEKTGVFPKLVVAMVRVGEDTGKLDQMLETIARFYEDEVDRTVDGLIKLIEPMLIVFIGGAVGLILIALYMPIFKLGELIK, encoded by the coding sequence ATGGCACGTTTCCGATACAGGGCTTACGACGAGAAAGGCAACGTTATAGAGAGGGAGGTGGTTTACCCCAGTCAGGAGGTACTCCTCAGCGAGTTACAAAGTCAAGGGATATATGTAGTGGAACTGGAGGTTCTGGAAGAGGAGGAGAAGAAGAAGGAGGAAAAGCCTTCCTTTTCCTTCAGAAGGAGGGTAAGTGATAGAGATATTTCCATATTCTGCAGACAGTTGGGAACAATGGTTCAAGCTGGTGTGCCTTTGGTGGAAGCACTGAACGTTATAGCGGAACAGATGCCTGACAGAAGACTATCGGAAGCCTCTCAGGAAGTGGCCCGTATGATAAGCGAAGGTATGTCGGTGTCAGCTGCCATGAGGAAGTTCCCCCATGTGTTCCCAGAACTTGTGGTAAACCTGATGCTGGTAGGTGAGGAAACCGGTAAGATAGACGTTGCTCTTTTGAAAGCTTCCGAGTATTACGAGAAGATGGCCACCATAAAGGGTAAGATCAAGAGTGCCTCCTTTTACCCCACTTTCGTGGTGATAGTTGCTGTAACGATAGTGTCCGGAATCCTTTACTTTCTGGTTCCTACCTTTGCCCAGATATACTCCTCCCTAGGTGGAGAACTACCACTCCCTACCCAGATGTTGATAGCTGCCTCCAACGCTCTCAGAAACAACCTGCCTCTGATTCTCATATTCCTGATAGGATCTGCTTTGGTCTTTCGTTATCTTTACACCACCAACTATGGCTTTCGCAGGAGTGTCCATGCCTTCATGTTGAGAATACCCAAGATGGGCTCGCTCTTTCAGAAAAGTGCGATGGCTCAGTTTGCACGTACTATGGCTACCCTTTTCTCCAGCGGTGTGGCCTTAGAGCGCAGTTTTGAGATCTCTAAACAAGTGGTAGGAAACACCATCATAAAGGAGGCTTTAGAGGCTGCAGGTAAAGGTGTGGTGGAAGGACAGCCTATGTACAGAGCGTTAGAGAAAACAGGTGTTTTCCCCAAGTTGGTGGTGGCTATGGTGAGGGTGGGTGAGGACACAGGTAAGCTGGATCAGATGCTGGAGACCATAGCCCGTTTTTACGAAGATGAGGTAGACAGAACTGTGGATGGCCTTATAAAGCTTATAGAACCCATGCTCATAGTTTTCATAGGGGGTGCGGTGGGTCTTATTCTGATAGCTCTCTACATGCCTATCTTCAAGCT
- a CDS encoding DNA-processing protein DprA, which yields MTDRLYWWLRLRAVRGLGERSIKKLFLRWGDPEVIFKASWEELSLCVGPAKAEAIRRGSLSFDPEKVLSLVDKEGIRGVTLGDPLYPKLLAQIDDPPPVIFYIGELKPFEGIGVVGTRNPHPYSLKFTHRLVEKILEAGYAVVSGGARGIDQQAHHSCLDMGGYTLCFAGMGVLKAAEVLKSLVKKGAVLLSELLPHEGADIHTYPRRNRLISGSSHMLVVVEAGETSGALITAKTAHVQRRPVWAHVGYGFSERWRGCIKLVNEGMAKLLAAPEDLLLEGSKPVKHTDPLLSLLELPRTLEDLVSLTGEDPVKILQQLTLYEMRGLVTKQGAYYMLT from the coding sequence ATGACAGACAGACTTTACTGGTGGCTCAGACTCAGGGCGGTAAGGGGGCTCGGAGAGAGAAGTATAAAGAAGCTCTTCCTCAGGTGGGGTGATCCCGAAGTTATCTTTAAGGCTTCTTGGGAGGAGTTGTCCCTCTGTGTAGGTCCTGCCAAAGCTGAGGCCATAAGGAGAGGTTCCCTATCCTTCGATCCTGAAAAGGTACTCTCCTTGGTGGATAAGGAGGGTATCAGAGGTGTAACCCTCGGAGATCCTCTCTACCCCAAGCTGCTAGCACAGATAGATGATCCACCTCCCGTTATCTTCTACATTGGAGAGCTAAAGCCCTTCGAAGGTATAGGTGTGGTGGGAACGAGAAATCCGCATCCTTACAGTCTAAAGTTCACTCACCGTTTGGTAGAGAAGATTCTCGAGGCAGGTTACGCCGTTGTTTCGGGTGGTGCGAGAGGTATAGACCAGCAGGCTCATCACTCCTGCCTTGATATGGGAGGTTACACTCTGTGCTTTGCCGGTATGGGTGTTTTGAAGGCTGCAGAGGTTCTGAAAAGCTTGGTAAAAAAAGGGGCTGTACTCCTTTCTGAGCTACTCCCTCACGAAGGTGCAGATATACACACTTACCCAAGAAGAAACAGGCTTATAAGTGGTTCTTCCCATATGCTGGTGGTGGTAGAAGCGGGTGAGACATCAGGTGCCCTCATAACCGCAAAAACAGCCCATGTTCAAAGAAGGCCGGTTTGGGCACACGTAGGTTATGGATTCAGTGAGCGTTGGAGAGGATGCATAAAGCTGGTGAACGAAGGAATGGCAAAGCTGCTAGCCGCTCCGGAGGATCTACTACTGGAAGGAAGTAAACCTGTCAAACATACAGATCCCCTCCTAAGTCTCCTTGAACTGCCACGCACATTGGAAGATCTGGTTAGTCTCACTGGAGAAGATCCTGTCAAGATTCTTCAACAGCTTACCCTGTATGAGATGAGGGGATTGGTAACCAAACAGGGAGCCTATTACATGCTTACCTAA
- a CDS encoding proline--tRNA ligase, with protein sequence MRWSRYFWYTSKDDPADVEAPSHKYLVKGGFIKQIASGVYQYTPPALRVLRKIESIVRKEMDRTGAQEVLLTVLNPAELWRETGRWDLYGRELFTLKDRHGRDYCLGPTHEEEVTDLFRSYVTSYRQLPLILYQIQVKFRDEKRPRFGLIRAREFIMKDAYSFDLDEFSAIMSYEAMKFAYDRIFKKMRLKTLMVEASVGAIGGKSSHEFVVLTDYGEARVAYCENCSYAANAEIVPLGKGKEEDEPEMPLQKVATPGVSTIEELSRFLKVPPRKILKGLLYVVEEKEPLLVFIRGDRQVDENKLEAILGTDNFRLAKDEEIKEILGTVRGFVGPLSLKNNVRVLWDNSLYGVKNMVVAINEPDVHYVNANPGRDFHYGDMVDVCQVEEGDPCPKCGAPLKVNRGLEVGHIFLLGTRYSEPMKAFVKDSEGKDVPVVMGCYGIGISRCMSAIVEQHHDEKGIKWPTPVAPFELDIVCVNISDEEQRAVAEKLYTTAQEMGVEVLYDDRDESPGSKFADADLCGFPYRIVVGKKVKEGKVEVQSRHTGERWDAPIEEAVGQVKELIHQEKL encoded by the coding sequence ATGCGTTGGAGTAGATACTTTTGGTATACCTCCAAAGATGATCCTGCCGATGTGGAAGCCCCATCCCATAAGTATTTGGTAAAGGGTGGGTTTATAAAACAGATAGCCTCTGGTGTATACCAATACACTCCTCCTGCTCTTAGAGTGCTGCGCAAGATAGAGAGTATAGTAAGAAAAGAGATGGACAGAACAGGTGCACAGGAGGTTCTCTTGACGGTTCTCAACCCTGCAGAGCTCTGGCGCGAAACGGGAAGGTGGGACCTGTACGGTAGAGAACTCTTCACCCTTAAGGATAGACATGGTAGAGATTACTGTCTGGGACCTACCCATGAGGAGGAAGTAACAGATCTCTTCAGAAGTTACGTAACTTCTTATCGACAGCTGCCTTTGATTCTTTACCAGATACAGGTCAAGTTCAGGGATGAAAAGAGGCCAAGATTTGGTCTCATCAGAGCCCGTGAGTTTATTATGAAGGATGCTTACTCTTTTGATTTAGATGAGTTTTCAGCCATTATGTCCTACGAAGCTATGAAGTTTGCCTACGACAGGATCTTTAAGAAGATGCGACTGAAGACTTTGATGGTGGAAGCAAGTGTAGGAGCTATAGGTGGTAAGAGCTCTCACGAGTTTGTAGTTTTAACCGATTACGGTGAGGCACGTGTGGCCTACTGTGAAAACTGTTCTTACGCAGCCAACGCAGAGATAGTGCCATTGGGTAAGGGTAAGGAAGAAGATGAACCGGAGATGCCTTTGCAAAAGGTGGCCACACCCGGAGTTTCTACCATAGAGGAGCTCTCACGTTTTCTAAAGGTCCCTCCCCGTAAGATCCTCAAAGGACTTCTTTACGTGGTGGAGGAAAAAGAGCCTCTACTGGTCTTCATAAGGGGGGACAGGCAGGTGGATGAGAACAAACTGGAGGCTATCTTAGGTACCGACAATTTCCGCCTGGCAAAGGATGAGGAGATAAAGGAAATACTGGGTACCGTAAGGGGTTTCGTGGGACCTTTGTCTCTGAAGAATAACGTAAGGGTTCTGTGGGATAACTCCCTTTACGGTGTGAAGAACATGGTGGTGGCCATCAACGAACCTGATGTACATTACGTAAACGCCAATCCCGGTAGAGACTTCCATTACGGTGATATGGTAGATGTCTGTCAGGTGGAGGAAGGAGACCCGTGTCCCAAGTGTGGTGCACCCTTAAAGGTGAACAGGGGACTGGAGGTGGGTCATATCTTCCTGCTGGGTACCCGTTACTCGGAACCTATGAAGGCTTTCGTGAAGGATTCTGAGGGTAAGGATGTTCCTGTGGTGATGGGGTGCTACGGTATAGGTATCAGTAGATGTATGTCTGCTATAGTGGAACAGCACCATGACGAAAAGGGAATAAAGTGGCCCACTCCTGTGGCTCCCTTTGAACTTGATATAGTATGTGTCAACATATCCGACGAAGAACAGAGAGCGGTGGCGGAAAAACTCTACACCACTGCCCAGGAGATGGGTGTAGAGGTCCTTTACGACGATAGAGATGAAAGTCCGGGTTCCAAGTTTGCAGACGCAGATCTTTGCGGTTTTCCCTACAGGATAGTGGTGGGTAAAAAGGTTAAGGAGGGAAAGGTGGAGGTACAGAGCAGACACACAGGTGAGCGTTGGGATGCACCCATAGAGGAGGCGGTAGGACAAGTGAAAGAGCTTATTCACCAAGAGAAGTTATGA
- a CDS encoding valine--tRNA ligase — MELREYDHRSIEERIAKEYVESKIFSSDTESSQRFSVVIPPPNVTGSLHMGHALNVTLQDVLCRWNRMRGKRVVWVPGFDHAGIATQYVVDRQLQQEGKSRFQIGREEFLKKVWEWVPISRDSIKNQLIRMGASVDWRRERFTLDEGFSRLVRYAFRKLYEEGLIYRGEYIVNWCPSDLTALSDLEVEHEEEDGKLYYIRYPLEDGSGYITVATTRPETMLGDTAVAVHPDDERYRELVGKKVRLPLVEWERKDIRGNLVKAVIPIVADERVKPDFGTGAVKITPAHDPLDFEIGRTHQLPFVKVMDEKARMNENAGPFMGMDRYEAREAVIQRLKELGLLEKVEEHQHAVGRCYRCKTVIEPMVSVQWFLKTSDPVIKEKALAAVRGYEEVKDKEFYSQIVKTSKLGFNLRLEQEGRTILVVHADEGVDFLVGRKEGEIAYIYLPEGREDLLEDARGKADAYRQADLLIKISGSFYIIRETGQEKKEGPVLLLLEKGQLIMMKDSEKTPLGNGEAKVEPLHGSFRIETERKKISQRERKKIRFVPENWEKIYLQWIENLKDWCISRQIWWGHRIPVWYCQDCGEENIFTDEDFDRIYDKIIFNLIADGKLPEEFTPEEVHALLSAPHFVHPHMTVLDFYRQYVFNWPHTMDMSPNALRLFFTQDANPMAILTEKRNRYRYNPSTKKFRFVLRCKRCGSENLRWEEDVLDTWFSSALWPFGVWGYPEKTKDLSELYPTDLLVTGFDIIFFWVARMVMMGMHFMKDIPFRDVYIHALVRDEKGQKMSKTKGNVIDPLDIIEKYGADALRFTLSILTQQGRDIKLSEKRFEGYKHFANKLWNAARFVLMNLQEDLLANLPMCAPPRWEDLWITTLLNETVKEVNEALERYDFSRACQKIYDFVWSEFCDWYIEMSKIRLYAEGEDPSVKGEKLTAQATLLRVLDTVLRLLHPFMPFITEELWRHLPTAHKEFLALAEYPVFNPQEIFPEAKEKIERLKEIITSIRSLRSDLRIEPSRKIKVYYRGEESEELVREMERYIKALARVEELIKVSSRPPKTVAKFSKDLEFYVSASEDIKVDELINSYTKKLQETKKLISQFRERLSNERFLTKAPPEEVERTRQMLEEYLEEEKRLEELLRTLKEALV, encoded by the coding sequence ATGGAGCTGAGAGAGTATGACCATAGGAGTATAGAAGAGAGGATAGCCAAAGAGTACGTAGAGAGTAAGATCTTCAGTTCTGACACAGAGTCCTCACAGAGGTTTTCGGTGGTCATACCCCCTCCCAACGTGACAGGATCCCTTCACATGGGCCATGCTCTGAACGTGACTCTTCAGGATGTGCTGTGCCGATGGAACAGAATGAGAGGGAAGAGAGTGGTATGGGTGCCCGGATTTGATCACGCAGGTATAGCCACTCAGTATGTAGTGGACAGACAGCTTCAACAAGAGGGAAAGAGTCGCTTTCAGATAGGAAGGGAGGAGTTCCTAAAAAAGGTTTGGGAGTGGGTTCCTATCTCCCGTGACAGCATAAAGAATCAGCTGATAAGAATGGGTGCCAGTGTGGACTGGAGGAGGGAGAGGTTTACGTTGGACGAGGGGTTTTCGCGCCTCGTGAGGTACGCCTTCAGGAAGTTGTACGAGGAGGGCCTCATATACAGAGGTGAGTACATAGTGAACTGGTGTCCCAGTGACCTTACCGCATTATCAGATTTAGAAGTAGAGCACGAGGAGGAGGATGGCAAGCTTTACTACATAAGGTATCCTCTGGAGGACGGATCTGGCTACATAACGGTGGCCACCACAAGACCGGAAACTATGCTGGGAGACACGGCAGTGGCTGTCCACCCTGACGATGAGCGTTACAGGGAGCTGGTAGGTAAGAAGGTGCGTCTCCCTTTGGTAGAGTGGGAGAGAAAAGATATCAGGGGTAACCTTGTAAAGGCTGTTATCCCCATCGTGGCGGACGAAAGGGTAAAACCCGACTTTGGGACAGGTGCTGTCAAAATAACACCCGCTCATGATCCCCTTGATTTTGAGATAGGTAGGACCCATCAGCTTCCCTTCGTTAAGGTTATGGATGAAAAGGCCAGAATGAACGAGAACGCCGGACCCTTTATGGGTATGGACAGATACGAAGCCAGAGAAGCTGTAATCCAACGACTCAAGGAGCTAGGGCTGTTGGAAAAAGTAGAGGAACACCAACATGCGGTAGGAAGATGCTACCGATGCAAAACGGTCATAGAACCCATGGTATCTGTCCAATGGTTTCTCAAAACCAGTGATCCTGTCATCAAGGAGAAGGCTTTGGCCGCCGTCAGAGGATACGAGGAAGTGAAAGACAAGGAGTTCTACTCTCAGATAGTGAAAACTAGCAAGCTGGGTTTTAACCTTCGTTTAGAACAAGAAGGAAGGACCATCCTTGTGGTACACGCCGACGAAGGGGTGGATTTTTTGGTGGGGAGAAAAGAAGGTGAGATAGCTTACATCTACTTACCAGAGGGTAGGGAAGACCTACTGGAGGATGCCAGAGGTAAGGCCGATGCTTACAGGCAAGCGGATCTCTTAATCAAGATATCCGGAAGCTTCTACATAATTCGGGAGACAGGGCAGGAAAAGAAAGAAGGGCCGGTTTTACTGCTGCTGGAGAAAGGTCAGCTTATTATGATGAAAGATTCGGAAAAAACTCCTTTGGGGAATGGGGAGGCTAAGGTGGAACCTCTACACGGATCCTTCAGGATAGAGACAGAGAGAAAGAAAATATCCCAAAGAGAGAGAAAAAAGATAAGGTTCGTACCGGAAAATTGGGAAAAGATATACCTACAGTGGATAGAGAACCTGAAAGACTGGTGTATATCCAGGCAGATATGGTGGGGCCACAGGATACCCGTTTGGTACTGTCAGGACTGCGGTGAGGAGAACATATTCACCGACGAAGATTTTGACAGAATATACGACAAGATCATCTTTAACCTCATAGCGGATGGTAAATTACCGGAAGAGTTTACACCTGAGGAGGTACACGCCCTTCTCTCTGCACCCCACTTCGTACATCCCCATATGACGGTTCTGGATTTCTATCGCCAGTACGTGTTTAACTGGCCGCACACTATGGACATGAGCCCTAACGCTCTGAGACTCTTCTTTACACAAGATGCAAACCCTATGGCCATACTTACGGAGAAGAGGAACAGATACAGGTACAATCCTTCCACTAAGAAGTTCAGGTTCGTGCTTCGCTGTAAGAGATGTGGGTCCGAGAACCTAAGGTGGGAGGAAGACGTTCTGGATACATGGTTTTCTTCTGCCCTCTGGCCCTTCGGCGTATGGGGGTATCCAGAAAAGACAAAGGATCTTAGTGAACTTTACCCCACGGACCTTCTGGTAACAGGTTTTGACATAATCTTCTTCTGGGTTGCACGTATGGTGATGATGGGTATGCACTTTATGAAGGACATACCTTTCAGGGATGTTTACATACATGCCCTTGTGAGAGACGAAAAGGGACAGAAGATGTCCAAAACTAAAGGTAACGTGATAGACCCCCTCGACATAATAGAGAAGTACGGTGCGGATGCGTTGAGATTCACCCTCAGTATCCTCACCCAACAGGGTAGAGACATAAAGCTCTCCGAAAAGAGATTCGAGGGATACAAACACTTTGCCAACAAGTTGTGGAATGCTGCCAGGTTTGTTCTCATGAACCTGCAAGAGGACCTTCTGGCTAACCTTCCCATGTGTGCACCTCCCAGATGGGAAGATCTCTGGATAACTACTCTCCTTAACGAAACGGTGAAAGAGGTTAACGAAGCGTTAGAGCGTTATGACTTTTCTCGGGCTTGTCAAAAGATATACGACTTTGTGTGGTCCGAGTTCTGTGATTGGTACATAGAGATGTCCAAGATAAGACTTTACGCTGAAGGGGAAGACCCTTCTGTAAAAGGAGAGAAGCTAACCGCTCAGGCTACCCTCCTGCGTGTGCTGGACACAGTACTTAGACTCCTTCATCCCTTCATGCCTTTCATAACAGAGGAGCTTTGGAGACATCTACCTACGGCCCATAAGGAGTTTCTTGCTTTGGCAGAGTATCCTGTTTTTAACCCTCAGGAGATCTTTCCAGAAGCCAAAGAGAAGATAGAGAGGTTAAAGGAGATAATAACCTCTATACGTTCCCTCAGGAGCGACCTCAGAATAGAGCCCTCCAGAAAGATAAAGGTGTACTACCGAGGAGAGGAGTCAGAGGAGTTGGTGAGGGAGATGGAGCGTTACATAAAGGCTCTCGCCCGAGTGGAAGAGCTTATAAAAGTCTCCAGCAGACCACCCAAAACGGTAGCCAAGTTCTCAAAGGATCTGGAGTTTTACGTATCCGCCTCAGAGGATATAAAGGTGGATGAGCTTATAAACTCTTACACCAAGAAACTTCAGGAAACTAAAAAACTCATATCCCAGTTTAGGGAGCGCCTCTCCAACGAGAGGTTTCTCACAAAGGCACCACCGGAAGAAGTGGAGAGGACAAGGCAGATGCTGGAAGAATATTTGGAGGAGGAAAAGAGGTTAGAGGAGTTACTAAGAACACTGAAGGAGGCGCTGGTATGA